Proteins from one Candidatus Zixiibacteriota bacterium genomic window:
- a CDS encoding sigma-54 dependent transcriptional regulator: MRHTILIVDDDPGVIEGLTELFIDDYDLVAAASGAEALTIVESRTDLAAIVLDIRMEKMDGYQTASRIRDLPCDVPIVFNTGYPGEYPEKRIDKKHQPYEYVGKNEGPQRVVQAVRNAVQYHHLRSSHPELVRLARAEYGLVGKSRPMLDVYRTIEQIGPSDNKVIILGDTGTGKELVARALHKRSPRASQRFGIFNCNHKDPSLVESELFGHVRGAYTGAVEGRIGLFEYANGGTVFLDEIGDLDKTTQGKILRVLETGEMSRMGEPNVRIVDVRVLCATNRDLFTLVKQGIFREDLYYRLKGITIVMPPLKDRREDIPDLIDYFLELWCGKRGIGLKVIEPRARDMLVEYDWPGNVRRLSDAVRSLIDLTPSYYINWADVASYLKIPAQDLAGKNGFRRMVRDFERALIIKALDHNRSNVSAAARELGLDAANLRKLISSLEITV, translated from the coding sequence ATGCGCCATACAATATTGATAGTTGATGACGACCCTGGTGTTATTGAAGGCCTGACAGAGTTATTCATTGATGATTACGATCTGGTGGCGGCTGCCTCCGGCGCGGAAGCGCTCACAATAGTCGAGAGCCGCACTGACCTCGCCGCCATCGTCCTCGACATCCGCATGGAGAAGATGGACGGCTACCAGACGGCTTCAAGGATCCGTGACCTTCCCTGCGATGTCCCCATCGTTTTCAATACCGGTTACCCTGGTGAGTATCCCGAGAAACGGATCGATAAAAAGCACCAGCCGTATGAATACGTCGGCAAGAACGAGGGACCCCAGCGAGTGGTTCAAGCGGTCCGCAATGCCGTTCAGTATCACCACCTCCGATCGTCACACCCCGAGCTGGTCCGGCTCGCCCGCGCGGAATATGGTCTGGTAGGTAAATCCCGTCCCATGCTGGATGTGTATCGGACAATCGAGCAGATCGGACCAAGCGACAACAAGGTAATCATCCTCGGTGACACCGGGACCGGCAAAGAGCTGGTGGCGCGCGCGCTGCACAAACGAAGCCCCCGGGCGTCCCAGCGATTCGGCATCTTCAACTGCAACCATAAGGACCCCAGTCTGGTCGAATCGGAACTATTCGGCCACGTCCGAGGCGCCTATACCGGCGCTGTCGAAGGACGCATCGGGCTCTTCGAATACGCCAACGGCGGCACCGTGTTTCTCGACGAGATCGGCGACCTGGACAAGACCACCCAGGGGAAAATCCTCAGGGTCCTCGAGACGGGGGAGATGTCCCGTATGGGCGAGCCCAATGTTCGGATAGTCGATGTCCGCGTTCTCTGCGCCACCAATCGGGACTTGTTCACGCTGGTCAAGCAGGGGATTTTCCGCGAAGACCTGTATTATCGCCTCAAAGGAATCACGATCGTGATGCCGCCGTTGAAAGACCGGCGCGAAGATATCCCCGACCTCATCGACTATTTCCTGGAACTCTGGTGTGGCAAGAGGGGGATCGGTCTGAAAGTGATCGAGCCGAGGGCTCGCGATATGCTCGTTGAGTACGACTGGCCTGGCAATGTCCGCCGCCTTAGCGATGCCGTGAGGTCCCTCATCGATCTGACACCGTCGTACTACATTAACTGGGCTGATGTCGCGTCGTATCTGAAGATCCCCGCTCAGGACCTGGCCGGAAAGAATGGGTTCCGAAGGATGGTTCGCGATTTTGAAAGAGCGCTGATTATCAAAGCCCTTGATCACAACCGGTCCAACGTTAGCGCGGCCGCACGGGAACTTGGACTGGACGCGGCCAACCTCCGCAAGCTGATCTCGAGTCTCGAGATCACCGTCTGA
- a CDS encoding PAS domain S-box protein, producing MSRHRLLGLCCGAAALLGQSVLGVSPQPQHIEISPLGDTSLLPYCFVSERAYTLSPDRPGIQKPFWIFPNESGWSELIVQAFNAVYHSDEAASVLIYDLTRNQTVSQDPLFATFTDCSVFIDGASGRPGVAVGCYRHDSAFVARNFPGTNRYDLIFLASGTDRTGNGRWEPGVIFLGAADYDYDGLTELFFRVSVGRDLMPRVLACVDIENLRVEWSLPVATSIDPNGFYPCGDSGNSGLLFVSYGPDNGVRDAHFDDRFGYLTRVDRHGEVVFNFVVADSFRGPLLRSVPSQHDRFAFFQPGVGGTVGETPHTEHGVLSIIDGNGVMIRRGTTKEDPADMQFALAFGSSYPLLHVVTRAGGLRLYDSTLSLVVEADQPQQFQRLLSTLSLPGEPEPGLLYQTSRGLELFSSELERLALLPAYVEGVTLLRKASRDDPDRLLLTSTTMSYIGKVTRRQWYQYVSILFWRYRNLLLIILAVVSLGLLVLNYVHLGTLTKLRRMEERNQAILNATPDLMFRIGRHGHIRDYQIHAGQQLLVPADRLIGRTVMDILPPYVAALTMANLRTCLATRKMQVFEYQLAVDGKTVDEEARLVPCGYDEVLAIVRDITEKNRAEQALHLSRERLRAQFEAFPMATYIWEWVDPDFVLTDFNAKASEVTHGGVSNFVGSKAGDMYRESPDILKDMRRCLEERTTHTREMWYHFRTTGKDRYMSVNYSFVPPNLVMVHADDITERQLAVSALAESEAKFRAVAESVNAVIIIYDAEKLLYANPAMSEISGYSPEELTGMSVWQLVHPDQREEAMLRAQARFRGEPVPERLELKVVSKAGRTHWVEFAARLIEYRGKRAVLGTALDMTERKLAALALEESEAKFRAVAESMTAAITIFDETKLLYCNPASVAITGYSLDELAAMSFWDVIDPEYKELIKQWGRARLQGEDVPQSYEVKIRAKSGAVRWVQYAAKLIEFQGQQAVLGTAIDVTDRKLAEEKLRTSERRFDKVTQESRELVWEVDTTGLYTYVSQACEAILGYRQDEMIGKMHCYDLHPPEGREEFKQIVFDKIAKRTPFRDSVDKVQTKDGGIAWLYTNGVPVYDEAGEFTGFMGADLDITERKLIEEDLFLKERALASSINALALAALDGRISYVNDAALRMWGCTKDQALNMSLGELANNRGEFDAIMVEVMARGHFVGEAMAKRWDGTPFHVQVSASLVTNAAGEPIAVLGAFVDITKRLQAESALRESEEQYRAVVEGAGDAIMTVDTEGVIRFANTLALRNADFVTDGVVGQSIDAIFPREVTHVIGRLLQNIGSHSNTQELTFARGEAGTEQWYSVRMSPLRGPDDTVLGAVLFVRDISESVRAGQQIKRERDFSRSILETANSLIICLDENARLTVFNEECERVTGYSAVEVLGKRWPEMFLPPEAVHEGLSDFKSWVARHPKDRYEGPLITKRGEVRTILWSNSSFLAPETGRLTAIAIGYDITERRRDEARLQQVTQAQYNQVKQIAGGIAHEIYNALFPATTSLYKLRERLGADTGDTEQTARNIRLMELIEAAVLRAIKMTDTVMKYSRLESSVSQSSVNLRDLVDELIESHRGRLQRDGVEVTVEIDDDLEVRCMHDHLFSLLSNLMGNSLDAMCDDRPKCISIAADRSVENIRIRFADTGAGIPPENLSRIFDPFYSTKPRTGTGLGLAISRKIAELYGGSIEVESVIDKGTQFIILLAAGNT from the coding sequence ATGTCTCGCCACAGATTGCTCGGACTCTGTTGTGGCGCGGCAGCGCTCCTGGGGCAGAGCGTTCTGGGAGTCAGTCCGCAGCCGCAACATATAGAGATCTCACCGCTCGGAGATACTTCGCTGCTGCCATATTGCTTTGTCAGTGAGCGAGCGTACACCCTGAGTCCCGATCGACCAGGTATCCAAAAACCGTTCTGGATATTCCCAAACGAGTCCGGCTGGTCGGAGTTGATCGTGCAGGCTTTCAATGCCGTCTACCACTCCGACGAAGCCGCCAGCGTCCTCATTTATGACCTGACCAGAAACCAAACCGTCTCGCAGGACCCGCTGTTTGCCACCTTCACTGATTGTTCTGTGTTCATCGACGGCGCCTCGGGAAGACCAGGGGTGGCGGTTGGCTGCTATCGCCACGACTCGGCATTTGTTGCGCGCAACTTCCCCGGGACCAATAGATATGACCTGATCTTCCTGGCGAGTGGTACCGATCGCACCGGCAACGGCCGGTGGGAGCCGGGCGTTATCTTTCTCGGAGCGGCTGATTACGACTATGATGGTCTGACTGAGCTGTTCTTCCGTGTTTCAGTGGGAAGGGATCTGATGCCGCGTGTCCTGGCCTGCGTTGATATCGAGAATCTCAGGGTTGAATGGTCGCTGCCGGTTGCCACTTCGATCGATCCAAATGGTTTCTATCCGTGTGGAGACAGCGGTAATTCGGGTCTGCTGTTTGTCAGCTACGGTCCGGACAACGGCGTGCGCGACGCCCACTTCGATGATCGCTTTGGTTATCTCACGCGGGTCGATAGGCACGGTGAAGTGGTCTTCAATTTCGTCGTGGCCGATAGTTTTCGGGGCCCCCTCCTCCGTTCTGTTCCCTCTCAACATGACCGCTTCGCCTTCTTCCAGCCTGGTGTTGGGGGAACTGTCGGTGAAACGCCTCACACTGAGCACGGGGTACTGAGCATCATCGACGGGAACGGTGTGATGATTCGTCGCGGCACGACCAAAGAGGATCCCGCCGACATGCAATTCGCTTTGGCCTTTGGGTCATCATATCCGCTGCTTCACGTTGTCACGCGTGCCGGCGGGCTTCGCTTGTACGATTCCACGCTGAGCCTTGTCGTCGAAGCCGACCAACCTCAGCAGTTCCAGAGACTGCTGAGTACGTTGAGTCTTCCGGGCGAGCCCGAGCCTGGGTTGCTGTATCAGACTTCCCGTGGCCTCGAACTGTTTTCCTCGGAACTGGAGCGTCTCGCTCTACTGCCTGCTTACGTCGAGGGCGTGACACTGCTTCGGAAAGCGTCGCGCGACGATCCCGATCGCCTGCTGCTCACCTCAACAACGATGTCATACATCGGTAAAGTGACGCGCCGCCAATGGTACCAATATGTCAGCATTCTCTTCTGGCGGTACCGGAATCTCCTCCTCATCATACTGGCTGTCGTGAGTCTCGGCCTGTTGGTGCTCAATTATGTTCACCTTGGCACCCTGACCAAACTCCGCCGCATGGAAGAACGAAACCAGGCGATCCTCAATGCAACTCCGGACTTGATGTTCCGTATCGGCCGGCACGGGCACATCCGCGATTATCAGATCCATGCCGGTCAGCAACTGCTCGTACCGGCCGACCGGTTGATTGGCCGGACGGTCATGGACATTCTGCCGCCATATGTCGCAGCGCTAACCATGGCGAATCTCCGCACGTGTCTGGCGACCCGAAAGATGCAGGTATTCGAGTATCAGTTGGCTGTCGATGGGAAGACGGTCGATGAAGAGGCGCGGCTGGTCCCGTGCGGTTATGACGAAGTGCTGGCCATCGTTCGCGACATTACCGAGAAGAACCGTGCCGAGCAGGCGTTGCATCTCAGTCGCGAACGGTTACGGGCGCAGTTCGAGGCCTTTCCAATGGCCACGTACATCTGGGAATGGGTCGACCCGGACTTTGTGCTCACCGATTTTAACGCCAAGGCCAGCGAGGTGACCCATGGCGGCGTATCGAATTTCGTTGGCTCTAAAGCCGGCGACATGTATCGCGAGAGTCCGGACATATTGAAAGACATGAGGCGCTGCCTGGAGGAGCGAACCACCCACACGCGCGAAATGTGGTACCACTTCCGCACCACCGGCAAGGACCGATACATGTCCGTTAATTACAGCTTCGTGCCTCCGAACCTGGTCATGGTACATGCTGATGATATTACCGAACGCCAATTGGCCGTCAGCGCTTTGGCCGAAAGTGAGGCCAAGTTCAGGGCTGTGGCCGAATCGGTCAACGCCGTTATCATCATCTATGATGCCGAGAAGCTCCTGTATGCCAACCCGGCTATGTCGGAGATTAGCGGGTATTCGCCGGAGGAGTTGACCGGCATGTCGGTCTGGCAACTGGTGCATCCGGATCAGCGCGAGGAAGCGATGCTACGCGCGCAGGCTCGATTCAGGGGGGAACCGGTGCCGGAACGGCTTGAACTGAAAGTGGTCAGCAAGGCCGGACGTACCCATTGGGTCGAGTTCGCCGCTCGGCTCATCGAGTATCGCGGCAAGCGAGCCGTGTTGGGTACGGCGCTGGACATGACCGAACGGAAGCTTGCCGCCCTGGCCCTTGAAGAGAGTGAAGCGAAATTCCGTGCTGTTGCGGAATCGATGACTGCCGCTATCACCATTTTCGACGAAACAAAACTGTTGTACTGCAACCCCGCCTCGGTGGCTATTACCGGGTATTCGCTCGACGAACTTGCGGCCATGAGTTTTTGGGACGTCATCGACCCCGAGTACAAGGAACTCATAAAACAGTGGGGACGCGCCCGCCTTCAGGGCGAAGATGTGCCGCAATCGTATGAGGTCAAGATTAGAGCCAAGAGTGGGGCTGTCCGCTGGGTGCAGTATGCCGCCAAGCTGATCGAATTTCAGGGTCAACAGGCCGTTCTGGGTACCGCAATCGATGTCACTGATCGCAAACTGGCCGAGGAAAAGCTGCGGACGAGCGAACGCCGGTTCGACAAAGTGACTCAGGAGAGCCGGGAGCTGGTCTGGGAGGTGGACACCACCGGGCTCTACACCTATGTAAGCCAGGCCTGCGAAGCGATCCTGGGGTATCGGCAGGATGAGATGATCGGCAAAATGCACTGTTACGATCTGCACCCCCCGGAAGGTCGCGAGGAATTCAAGCAGATCGTCTTTGACAAAATAGCCAAACGCACCCCTTTCCGCGACTCAGTAGATAAGGTTCAGACGAAAGACGGAGGTATCGCCTGGCTCTATACCAACGGGGTGCCGGTATATGACGAAGCGGGAGAATTCACCGGATTCATGGGCGCCGATCTGGACATCACCGAGCGAAAACTCATCGAAGAGGACCTGTTCCTGAAAGAACGGGCGCTGGCCTCCTCCATAAACGCGCTCGCTCTGGCGGCTCTCGATGGCAGGATCAGTTATGTCAATGACGCCGCCCTGCGCATGTGGGGCTGCACCAAAGACCAGGCGCTCAACATGTCGCTCGGCGAACTCGCCAATAACCGAGGTGAATTCGACGCCATCATGGTCGAAGTCATGGCGCGCGGTCATTTTGTTGGCGAGGCAATGGCGAAGCGATGGGACGGTACGCCGTTTCACGTGCAGGTGTCGGCCAGCCTTGTTACCAACGCTGCCGGTGAACCGATAGCCGTGCTCGGCGCCTTCGTCGATATTACGAAGCGGCTTCAAGCTGAGAGCGCCCTGCGCGAAAGTGAAGAACAGTACCGAGCCGTTGTTGAAGGGGCGGGGGACGCCATCATGACGGTTGACACCGAGGGCGTCATCCGGTTTGCCAACACGCTGGCGCTTCGGAACGCCGACTTCGTAACGGACGGTGTGGTCGGGCAGTCGATCGACGCGATCTTTCCGCGCGAGGTGACACACGTGATTGGACGGCTCCTGCAGAACATCGGGTCGCACAGCAACACCCAGGAATTAACCTTCGCGCGCGGTGAAGCAGGCACGGAACAGTGGTATTCCGTGCGCATGTCGCCGCTTCGCGGCCCCGATGACACCGTTCTTGGTGCCGTTCTCTTCGTTCGCGACATCAGCGAAAGTGTCCGCGCCGGTCAACAGATAAAGAGGGAACGCGACTTTTCCAGGTCCATCCTCGAAACCGCCAACAGTCTCATTATTTGTCTCGACGAAAACGCCCGCCTGACGGTTTTTAACGAGGAATGCGAACGGGTCACCGGCTATTCCGCCGTTGAAGTGCTCGGCAAACGCTGGCCGGAGATGTTTCTCCCTCCCGAGGCCGTTCACGAAGGGCTGTCAGATTTCAAGTCCTGGGTGGCGCGACATCCGAAAGATCGCTACGAAGGACCGCTTATTACCAAACGCGGCGAGGTCCGGACGATCCTCTGGTCGAACTCTTCCTTTCTTGCGCCGGAGACAGGCAGACTGACCGCGATCGCGATCGGTTACGATATCACCGAGCGACGGCGTGATGAGGCCCGGCTCCAGCAAGTCACACAGGCGCAGTATAATCAGGTGAAGCAGATTGCCGGCGGCATCGCTCACGAGATATATAATGCCTTGTTCCCGGCGACAACCTCGCTGTACAAGCTGCGCGAACGTCTTGGTGCGGATACCGGAGATACCGAGCAAACAGCGCGGAATATCCGACTCATGGAACTGATCGAAGCGGCCGTGTTACGAGCGATCAAGATGACTGATACGGTCATGAAATACTCCCGGCTCGAAAGCTCCGTCTCTCAGAGTTCAGTCAATCTGCGCGACCTCGTGGATGAGTTGATCGAGTCCCACCGGGGCCGGCTGCAGCGCGACGGGGTGGAGGTGACGGTCGAGATAGACGACGACCTTGAGGTCCGTTGTATGCATGACCACTTGTTCAGCCTGCTGTCCAACCTGATGGGGAATTCGCTCGACGCTATGTGCGATGATCGACCCAAATGCATTTCTATCGCAGCCGATCGATCTGTCGAGAATATCCGCATTCGATTCGCCGACACCGGCGCAGGGATACCGCCGGAAAATCTTTCCCGTATCTTTGATCCGTTCTACAGCACGAAGCCGCGCACGGGTACCGGTCTCGGTCTGGCGATCAGCCGCAAGATCGCCGAACTGTACGGCGGATCGATCGAAGTGGAGTCGGTTATTGACAAAGGAACCCAGTTTATTATATTGCTCGCGGCTGGCAATACGTGA
- a CDS encoding tetratricopeptide repeat protein: MVRLAVPNWVLPVTLVIAAFLVRLMYLNQVTAMPTFEHPVMDEQYHVSLADRINSPAGYGNEPYYRAPLYPYLFALIYRVADHSLYWSRIIQITIGSLLPLLVLLLGTRLFGRRIALWGAAIAMVYPTFLYHDVTILITSLKTLLAVLLVWQLYRTEDTPTAGNFAASGLLLGLASLARPNFLVLFPALALWVWVQLKDRIGVKSAVQKYLLLVVSCVVVILPVTIRNYVAAKDVVLIAWQGGFNFFLGNNRAANGWSATAPGIDATWEGGYKEAVVIAENQEGRPLKRSEVSDFWYQRGWQEIQADPGHFAALTFKKTRLFFQGYEIPNNEDPYNVRQFSWLIRPLLLAGVIKIPFGILAPLALLGIGLSLRHWRKYLILYVFLAAWIGSFLFFFVCARYRQPLLPFLILFAVAATAQLVDWFQKRRWKNLSLSLLVLILLIVESNHSLLGIDRRRTEAENQVMFGTVYLDQNRRSEAETYFRSAVAADPTFAPAHINLAIVCSQTGQTEEAVAHYRTALELEPYTVDTYLNFATLLLNQGDRAGALNILERARQANPLSDDVHVKLAMTYFELGHLAEARQAIGQALRLNPQNSLAQRIAQELVRQK; this comes from the coding sequence ATGGTCCGATTAGCCGTCCCCAACTGGGTTCTGCCGGTAACCCTGGTCATCGCGGCGTTCCTGGTCAGACTCATGTATCTGAATCAGGTGACGGCTATGCCGACCTTCGAGCATCCGGTGATGGATGAGCAGTATCATGTAAGCCTGGCCGACAGGATCAATTCACCGGCTGGTTACGGCAACGAGCCATATTACCGGGCGCCTCTCTACCCGTATCTGTTTGCACTCATCTATCGCGTAGCCGATCATTCTCTGTACTGGTCGCGGATTATCCAGATAACCATCGGTTCACTGCTTCCTCTGCTCGTGTTGTTGTTGGGGACCAGGCTCTTTGGTCGGCGTATCGCCCTGTGGGGAGCCGCGATTGCGATGGTCTACCCTACATTCCTCTACCACGATGTCACGATCCTCATCACCAGCCTGAAGACGCTTTTGGCTGTGCTGCTTGTCTGGCAGTTATATCGAACAGAAGATACGCCGACGGCTGGAAATTTCGCAGCGTCAGGACTACTGCTTGGCCTCGCGTCACTCGCAAGACCGAACTTCCTGGTGTTGTTTCCGGCACTGGCATTATGGGTGTGGGTTCAATTGAAAGATCGGATCGGCGTGAAATCGGCCGTGCAGAAGTACCTGCTGCTGGTTGTTTCGTGTGTTGTGGTTATCCTGCCAGTAACAATTCGCAATTACGTTGCAGCCAAGGACGTGGTGTTGATCGCCTGGCAGGGTGGGTTCAATTTTTTCCTGGGGAACAACCGGGCTGCTAACGGATGGTCGGCCACAGCGCCGGGGATTGATGCCACCTGGGAAGGCGGGTACAAAGAGGCAGTCGTGATCGCGGAAAACCAAGAAGGACGACCACTCAAACGTTCCGAGGTTTCGGACTTCTGGTATCAGCGTGGCTGGCAGGAGATACAAGCTGACCCCGGACATTTCGCTGCACTGACATTCAAGAAGACCCGGCTGTTCTTCCAAGGATATGAGATACCCAACAACGAAGATCCGTACAACGTGCGTCAGTTTTCATGGCTGATCCGACCACTTCTATTGGCCGGTGTTATCAAGATTCCCTTCGGCATTCTGGCGCCGCTCGCGCTGCTCGGGATCGGGTTGTCGCTCAGACACTGGCGGAAATATTTGATCCTCTATGTGTTCCTGGCGGCCTGGATAGGATCGTTTCTTTTCTTTTTCGTCTGCGCAAGGTATCGCCAGCCATTGCTGCCGTTTCTCATTCTGTTTGCGGTTGCTGCGACAGCACAACTAGTCGACTGGTTTCAAAAACGTCGGTGGAAAAACCTCTCCCTCTCTTTGCTCGTGCTCATACTGTTGATAGTCGAGAGCAACCACAGCCTGCTGGGAATTGACAGACGGCGCACTGAGGCTGAAAATCAAGTGATGTTTGGGACCGTGTACCTGGACCAGAATAGGCGATCCGAGGCGGAGACCTATTTTCGAAGTGCGGTTGCAGCCGACCCGACATTCGCTCCCGCACACATCAATCTGGCCATTGTCTGTTCGCAAACGGGTCAGACGGAAGAGGCAGTGGCGCATTACCGGACGGCGCTTGAGCTGGAGCCGTACACGGTCGACACGTATCTTAACTTTGCCACGCTCTTGCTCAATCAAGGGGACAGAGCCGGGGCGCTGAACATACTGGAGCGAGCGCGGCAGGCGAATCCGCTCAGCGACGACGTGCATGTAAAACTCGCTATGACATACTTCGAACTGGGGCATTTGGCAGAGGCGCGGCAAGCTATCGGTCAGGCGCTCAGACTGAATCCACAGAATTCCCTCGCCCAGAGGATAGCGCAGGAACTGGTCCGCCAAAAATAA
- a CDS encoding sialidase family protein, producing the protein MKKAFLGFVLACLVLTLVGESRAIAPPTNIRVTTIPQLNNEEQVWICPTDSNIIIANWRDFRLGYRQIGIGRSTDGGLTWNDSLINNSMQYYTQQFPFEGWQSDPTMSVNSSGHFYISALDFQPSGPGSVIAFYKSTDKGISWTGPVIHALPGPWFEDKQFTTVDRTSGFNGYLYCSWTRFPDFDPDQIAFVRSTNGGASFDPAVIVGPVQTSTGCGGTRVDAGQFSIPVVTPNGDVHVFWQGIALDSGTLCTGRDVVKHVKSSDGGISFTYEDTILSVSGWTTANGGIQTYSQPVADADITSSPFSGNLYVCFTNIGPEDTQGRSDVDFVRSTDNGATWSARYRINDDSSSEEIDNFHPWLICNEEGVLATIFYDQRNDPPAYYEFDLSAAYSFDGGLSFTTNHRISSVSSSPDFLKALPPVRFWQDNGDGTKSPTTMSPMAGRLGEYIGVTAFHDKINAVWTDTRNGNSEVYTANWYLPILEPRLVNPPNQSQPGNQPLFSWATAWKHNDDRYRLELFDATGALVSSVLLDTTFHQFGAPLTDSVYTWRVKAFKISTGDSSGYSPVWKFRNPCCLGLRGNVDGDPMDIADISDLSAMVDYLFAGGSITSCLDEANTDADIAQTVDISDLTVVVDYLFTGGSLPACP; encoded by the coding sequence ATGAAAAAAGCGTTCCTTGGTTTCGTGTTGGCCTGTTTAGTACTCACCCTCGTGGGAGAATCCCGAGCCATCGCACCGCCGACGAACATCCGCGTCACCACTATCCCGCAGTTGAACAACGAAGAACAGGTGTGGATCTGTCCAACCGACAGCAACATCATCATCGCCAACTGGCGGGATTTCCGACTTGGTTACAGGCAGATCGGTATCGGGCGTTCGACCGACGGCGGCCTGACCTGGAACGACTCCCTGATAAACAACTCTATGCAGTACTATACGCAGCAGTTTCCCTTCGAGGGCTGGCAGTCCGACCCGACGATGTCGGTGAACAGCAGCGGTCACTTCTACATTTCAGCGCTCGATTTTCAGCCGAGCGGGCCTGGTTCGGTGATCGCGTTTTACAAATCGACCGACAAGGGGATCTCCTGGACCGGACCGGTGATTCATGCCCTACCGGGTCCATGGTTCGAGGATAAGCAGTTCACAACTGTCGACCGAACCAGTGGATTTAATGGATATCTGTACTGTTCATGGACGCGCTTCCCCGATTTCGACCCGGACCAGATAGCCTTTGTCCGGTCAACGAACGGCGGCGCCTCGTTCGACCCGGCGGTGATAGTCGGCCCGGTTCAGACATCGACCGGCTGCGGCGGTACGCGAGTCGATGCCGGCCAATTTTCCATTCCAGTGGTCACACCTAACGGGGACGTGCACGTATTCTGGCAGGGTATCGCACTTGATTCCGGGACTCTCTGCACCGGCCGTGATGTTGTCAAGCATGTCAAGTCCTCGGATGGGGGCATCTCATTCACGTATGAGGACACTATATTGTCGGTGTCAGGCTGGACGACGGCCAACGGCGGCATTCAGACCTATTCGCAGCCGGTCGCCGACGCTGATATCACGAGCAGCCCCTTCTCAGGCAATCTGTATGTGTGTTTCACGAATATCGGTCCCGAGGACACCCAGGGCCGGAGCGACGTTGACTTTGTCCGCTCCACCGATAACGGCGCCACCTGGTCCGCCCGTTATCGAATCAATGATGATTCCAGTTCCGAGGAGATCGACAATTTCCATCCGTGGCTGATCTGTAACGAGGAGGGAGTGTTGGCCACCATCTTCTACGACCAGCGTAATGATCCGCCCGCGTACTATGAGTTTGATCTGTCTGCGGCCTATTCATTCGATGGCGGCCTGAGTTTTACCACCAACCACCGCATTTCGAGCGTGTCGTCATCTCCGGATTTCCTGAAAGCGCTCCCCCCCGTCCGGTTCTGGCAGGACAATGGGGATGGCACCAAATCTCCGACCACCATGAGCCCGATGGCCGGCAGACTGGGCGAGTACATCGGCGTCACTGCTTTTCACGACAAGATAAACGCGGTGTGGACCGACACCCGCAACGGCAACTCCGAGGTGTATACTGCCAACTGGTATCTTCCGATCCTGGAGCCACGGCTCGTGAACCCGCCCAACCAGTCACAGCCTGGCAACCAGCCTCTGTTTTCATGGGCCACGGCGTGGAAACACAACGACGACAGGTACCGGCTTGAGCTTTTCGACGCAACCGGTGCTTTGGTCTCTTCGGTACTGCTGGACACCACGTTTCACCAGTTTGGAGCACCGCTGACCGACAGCGTCTACACCTGGCGTGTGAAGGCGTTCAAGATCTCAACCGGTGACAGCTCTGGCTATTCTCCGGTGTGGAAGTTCCGCAATCCGTGTTGCCTTGGTTTGCGGGGCAATGTTGATGGCGACCCCATGGACATTGCGGACATATCCGACCTCAGCGCTATGGTCGACTATCTCTTTGCGGGTGGGTCGATCACATCGTGCCTCGACGAGGCCAACACCGACGCAGATATTGCGCAGACGGTAGACATATCCGACCTGACCGTCGTGGTGGACTACCTGTTCACGGGCGGCAGTCTGCCTGCCTGTCCATAA
- a CDS encoding PEP-CTERM sorting domain-containing protein, producing the protein MKRIGLMVLAATLTLFAVSSSFAGVYYFNPTPRADLWDLDHYRYYTWGIDWNHPGETITGAVLTFNNIWDWRVEPDSLYVHLLNNPASGVRAWWDYQGSGDNFAGQGMNMGTWTDAVGGHPRNYTLTYDLASLGLIDELNAYASDGVFGFGFDPDCHYFNDGLSLTVTTTSAVPEPATIALLTLGLVGAGVVRRRTK; encoded by the coding sequence ATGAAGAGAATCGGACTCATGGTACTCGCGGCCACATTGACTCTGTTCGCCGTGAGCAGCAGTTTCGCGGGGGTCTACTACTTCAATCCAACACCTCGTGCTGATCTGTGGGATCTGGACCACTATCGCTACTACACGTGGGGAATCGACTGGAACCATCCTGGCGAAACCATCACTGGTGCGGTCCTGACCTTTAATAACATCTGGGATTGGCGGGTTGAGCCGGATTCTCTGTATGTCCACTTGCTGAACAACCCTGCGAGTGGTGTTCGCGCCTGGTGGGATTACCAGGGAAGCGGCGACAATTTCGCCGGCCAGGGTATGAATATGGGAACCTGGACAGATGCCGTGGGTGGACACCCGCGCAACTACACCTTGACGTATGATCTGGCTTCGCTGGGGCTCATCGATGAACTGAATGCGTATGCGTCGGACGGCGTGTTTGGTTTCGGGTTCGATCCGGACTGTCACTATTTCAATGACGGTCTGTCGCTGACAGTGACGACCACGTCGGCGGTTCCGGAGCCGGCCACCATTGCTCTACTTACACTGGGCCTGGTTGGCGCGGGTGTGGTTCGTCGCCGTACGAAGTAA